The proteins below are encoded in one region of Nitrospiraceae bacterium:
- a CDS encoding CusA/CzcA family heavy metal efflux RND transporter, with translation MIAKLVEFALVQRVSVCLGGIVLLFGGLYAFHILDVVAYPDPSPPMVEIITQYPGWSSEEIERQLTIPIETTLLGMPGLKEIRSLSIFGLSDIKFYFDFSTNYFTDRQEVLNRIAMLNLPGNVQPALSPWWAIAEIYRYELVGDQMPLTELKALQDWKLQREFKRVQGVIDVTAFGGTTKEYHVDINPGALLSYEVSLPQVINALTNSNANVGGNYLTIGAQNYNIRGLGLINGLEDIENVMVTEKSGTPIFIKNLGKVSVGHRIRLGKVGIDERDDVVEGVVLLQRGYKAEPVLERVRQKVEELNTWKLPQGVTIKTFYDRTTLIHTTVETVVDILISGIVLVFIILFVFLGHFRTAVIVALTVPMALLFTFSMMVLVGESANLISLGAIDFGIIVDSTLIMVESIFSHLAHRKGPQLTVPMHITRAAREVGKPIFFATTIIVVAFIPLFTMTGVPGKIFAPMSLTYGFALTGALLMAFTLAPAISAFLLTGPIREEETWLVRVIRQRYMRGLNWALRHPVPIIGIMLGLFAMALIAATRLGGEFMPALEEGNLWVRATMPVDISFEQADRLSADVRKIFRQFPEVDSVVSQLGRPDDGTDPTSFFNAEYLVNLKPRSVWRSELHHDKEALIEDIERQLHRIPGVTFNFSQVIQDNVQEAMSGVKGENSIKLIGSDLKTLEAKAVEIEKVMQQVKGVKDLGVFRLLGQPNLLIEVDRQACARYGLLVSDVNAVIQAAIGGQATTRVFEGERWFDLVVRFLPEYRQDVDAIGSILVTNTEGAKIPLKQLASVTMQTGAFIIYRENNERYIPIKFSVRGRDLESTVKEAQRLIQEQVTLPPRYRIEWHGEFDQLQEEKQRLSTVVPMSLLIILVLIYLGVDSLRDALLVLSTVPFALIGGIFSLLFTGTDFSISAAVGFISLFGVAIQGGLILVVRIRDLLEQGHELTDAIVQSAEARMRPVLMTTLAAAIGLFPAAVATGIGAQSQQPLARVVVGGMLTSAVLILLVLPVLYALLHRGLASKEQP, from the coding sequence ATGATCGCCAAGCTGGTCGAGTTCGCACTTGTCCAGCGGGTTTCAGTCTGCCTCGGCGGTATCGTTCTTCTTTTCGGCGGCCTCTACGCCTTTCATATCCTCGACGTCGTCGCGTATCCGGATCCCTCCCCGCCGATGGTCGAGATCATCACCCAGTACCCCGGATGGTCGTCTGAAGAAATCGAACGACAACTCACGATTCCCATCGAAACGACGCTCCTCGGTATGCCGGGGCTCAAAGAAATCCGGTCCCTCTCTATCTTCGGCCTGAGCGACATCAAGTTCTACTTCGACTTCTCCACCAATTACTTCACGGACCGACAGGAAGTTCTGAATCGGATCGCGATGCTCAATTTGCCGGGCAACGTGCAGCCGGCGCTCTCGCCCTGGTGGGCGATCGCAGAGATCTATCGTTACGAACTGGTCGGTGACCAGATGCCATTGACCGAGCTGAAAGCACTCCAGGATTGGAAACTCCAGCGTGAATTCAAGCGGGTGCAGGGAGTGATCGATGTCACGGCGTTCGGAGGAACCACCAAAGAATACCATGTCGACATTAATCCAGGGGCTCTGCTCAGCTACGAAGTGAGCCTCCCGCAAGTCATCAACGCATTGACCAACAGCAACGCCAACGTCGGCGGCAATTATCTGACGATCGGAGCGCAGAATTACAATATCCGTGGTCTGGGGCTTATCAATGGCTTGGAAGACATCGAAAATGTGATGGTGACGGAGAAAAGCGGAACACCGATCTTTATCAAAAACCTCGGCAAAGTCAGCGTGGGGCACCGTATACGTCTTGGCAAGGTGGGCATCGACGAGCGCGATGATGTCGTGGAAGGTGTGGTGCTACTCCAGCGAGGCTACAAGGCGGAGCCGGTCTTGGAACGGGTGAGGCAAAAAGTTGAGGAGCTGAACACCTGGAAGCTGCCCCAAGGAGTCACGATCAAAACCTTTTACGATCGAACGACGCTGATTCATACGACGGTCGAGACGGTGGTGGACATTCTCATCAGCGGGATCGTGCTCGTCTTCATTATTCTGTTCGTCTTTCTCGGGCACTTTCGGACAGCCGTCATCGTCGCCTTGACGGTGCCGATGGCGCTCCTCTTCACGTTCAGCATGATGGTGCTGGTCGGTGAATCAGCGAACCTCATCTCGCTCGGCGCGATTGATTTCGGCATCATCGTCGATTCGACGCTGATCATGGTGGAAAGTATCTTCTCTCATCTTGCTCACCGGAAGGGTCCGCAACTAACGGTTCCCATGCACATTACCAGAGCTGCGAGGGAAGTCGGAAAGCCGATCTTCTTTGCGACCACTATTATCGTCGTCGCGTTCATTCCCCTCTTCACGATGACCGGGGTACCGGGGAAGATCTTTGCCCCGATGTCGCTGACCTATGGGTTCGCGCTCACCGGTGCGCTGCTGATGGCCTTTACCTTGGCTCCTGCCATCAGTGCCTTTCTCCTCACGGGCCCTATTCGAGAGGAAGAAACCTGGCTGGTGCGGGTCATCAGGCAGCGGTACATGCGGGGATTAAACTGGGCGCTTCGTCATCCAGTACCGATCATTGGCATCATGTTGGGATTATTCGCGATGGCCCTGATTGCCGCCACCAGGCTCGGTGGCGAGTTCATGCCGGCACTAGAAGAGGGCAATCTCTGGGTGCGCGCGACGATGCCAGTGGATATCTCGTTTGAGCAGGCAGACCGGTTGTCGGCGGATGTCAGGAAGATATTTCGGCAGTTCCCCGAAGTCGACAGTGTGGTTTCTCAATTGGGCCGGCCGGATGACGGGACCGATCCGACCAGCTTCTTCAACGCGGAATATCTCGTCAATCTCAAGCCCCGCTCGGTGTGGCGTAGTGAGCTACACCACGATAAGGAAGCCTTGATCGAGGATATTGAGCGCCAACTGCACAGGATTCCGGGAGTCACGTTCAATTTCTCCCAGGTTATCCAAGACAACGTGCAGGAGGCGATGTCCGGAGTCAAAGGGGAAAATTCCATCAAGCTGATCGGCTCTGATCTCAAGACCCTGGAAGCCAAGGCGGTGGAAATCGAGAAGGTGATGCAGCAAGTGAAGGGGGTCAAGGATCTAGGAGTTTTCCGGCTGCTCGGCCAACCGAATCTGCTCATCGAAGTGGATCGACAAGCCTGCGCACGCTACGGGTTGTTGGTGTCGGATGTGAATGCGGTCATCCAGGCTGCGATCGGAGGACAGGCGACCACGAGAGTATTTGAAGGAGAGCGTTGGTTTGATCTCGTCGTCCGGTTCCTCCCTGAGTATCGGCAGGACGTGGATGCCATCGGCAGCATTCTTGTCACGAATACTGAAGGGGCAAAAATTCCGCTCAAGCAACTGGCATCGGTCACGATGCAGACCGGCGCGTTCATCATCTATCGCGAGAATAACGAGCGCTACATCCCGATTAAATTCAGCGTGCGCGGACGGGATCTGGAAAGTACGGTGAAAGAGGCTCAACGGCTTATTCAAGAACAGGTCACGCTGCCACCCCGCTACCGGATCGAATGGCACGGCGAGTTCGATCAATTGCAAGAAGAGAAGCAGCGGCTGTCGACCGTCGTGCCGATGAGTCTCCTCATCATTCTGGTCCTCATCTATCTCGGGGTGGATTCGCTTCGCGATGCATTGTTGGTGTTGTCGACCGTTCCCTTTGCACTGATCGGCGGGATCTTTTCGCTGTTGTTCACGGGGACCGACTTCAGTATTTCTGCTGCCGTCGGTTTCATCTCCCTCTTCGGAGTGGCGATCCAAGGCGGACTCATTCTGGTCGTGAGAATTCGTGATTTGTTGGAACAAGGGCACGAACTGACCGATGCCATCGTGCAAAGCGCGGAAGCGCGGATGCGCCCGGTTCTCATGACGACGCTGGCTGCAGCGATTGGGTTGTTTCCTGCCGCTGTGGCCACCGGGATCGGAGCCCAATCCCAACAACCTTTGGCTCGGGTCGTGGTCGGTGGCATGCTCACGTCGGCCGTGCTGATTCTTTTGGTTCTTCCGGTTCTGTACGCGCTCCTCCATCGGGGTCTGGCCAGCAAGGAACAGCCATGA
- a CDS encoding CusA/CzcA family heavy metal efflux RND transporter produces the protein MIVRLVEFALVQRALMLILGVVLFFGGLYAFHILDVVAYPDPSPPMVEVITQYPGWSAEEIERQVTIPIETALTGMPGLTDLRSLSIFGLSDIKFYFAFGTDYFKDRQEVLNRLAMMSFPESITPTLSPWWAIAEIYRYEMVGDDVSLTDLKTIQDWQLHREIKRVPGVVDVTAFGGTTKEYHVNVNPGALLSYGVTLPQVLGALTNSNANVGGNYLTVGSQNFNIRGLGLINNMDDIENVMVAEKDGTPIFVRNLGKVSLGHRIRLGKVGIDDRDDVVEGVVLLQRGYKAMAVLELLKNKVEELNAWKLPAGVKIKTFYDRTILIQTTIETVVDILISGMVLVFFILYVFLGHFRAALIVALTIPLSLLFTFAMMVLVGQSANLISLGAIDFGIIVDAALIMVESVFFHLAHPTGPHLTTPQHVIRAARQVGRPIFLSTAIIVVAFIPLFTMTGVPGKIFAPMSITYGFALVGALLIAFTLAPLLCSILLAGPIREQDTAVVRVVRRLYESVLKWALKHALFVVGLGLLLLIVAVGALQFVGGEFMPALEEGNLWVRATMPVDIAFEQAARLATEIRGIFRQFPEVANTVSQLGRPDDGTDPTSFFNAEFLVTLKPQRQWRSEIISKEKLVEEIESVLAQIPGITFNFSQMIQDNVQEAMSGVKGENSIKLFGSDLKVLEQAAVKIERAMKEVPGVKDLGIFRLMGQPNLLIKVDREACARYGLSVSDVNAVIQAAVGGQGVTRVFEGEMWFDLVVRFLPEYRQDVESIGNILVSTPEGAKIPLKQLALISTQAGAFIIYRENNERYIPIKFSVRGRDLESTVKQAQTTLGNRIQLPERYRIEWAGEYDQLKDEQKRLTIVVPLALVVILFLLYTTFDSVRDAFLVFATVPFALIGGVLSLVVTGTAFSISSAVGVISTLGVAILGGVLLISRIVEFRDTGIPLREAIIKGADVQMRPILMATLGAAIGLLPAALATGIGSQAQKPLARVVVGGMLTAAVLILVVLPVLYELVHRRDRMNDEKE, from the coding sequence ATGATCGTTCGACTCGTCGAATTCGCTCTTGTCCAGCGGGCACTCATGCTGATCCTGGGTGTCGTCCTGTTCTTCGGCGGTCTCTACGCGTTTCACATTCTCGACGTTGTCGCCTACCCTGACCCCTCGCCGCCCATGGTAGAGGTCATCACCCAATATCCCGGATGGTCGGCTGAGGAAATCGAGCGGCAAGTGACGATACCCATCGAAACAGCTCTCACCGGCATGCCGGGTCTGACCGACTTACGTTCGCTCTCCATTTTCGGGCTGAGTGACATCAAGTTCTATTTTGCGTTCGGAACGGACTACTTCAAAGATCGGCAGGAGGTCCTGAACCGGCTGGCAATGATGTCGTTTCCGGAATCCATCACGCCGACGCTGTCGCCCTGGTGGGCCATTGCAGAAATCTATCGCTATGAAATGGTGGGCGACGACGTGTCCTTGACGGATCTGAAAACGATTCAGGATTGGCAATTGCACCGAGAAATTAAACGGGTGCCCGGTGTTGTGGACGTGACGGCATTTGGCGGCACGACGAAAGAGTATCACGTCAATGTCAATCCGGGGGCCTTGCTGAGTTACGGCGTTACTCTGCCGCAAGTCCTGGGGGCTCTCACGAACAGCAATGCCAATGTCGGGGGTAATTACCTCACGGTGGGATCGCAGAATTTCAATATCCGAGGGTTGGGGCTGATCAATAACATGGACGATATCGAAAACGTGATGGTGGCGGAGAAAGACGGGACCCCGATCTTTGTGAGGAATCTCGGGAAAGTCAGCCTGGGCCATCGGATACGTCTGGGCAAGGTCGGCATTGACGATCGGGACGACGTGGTTGAGGGCGTCGTCCTGCTGCAGCGCGGTTACAAAGCCATGGCAGTCTTGGAGCTACTCAAGAATAAGGTCGAGGAGCTGAACGCCTGGAAGCTGCCGGCGGGGGTCAAGATCAAGACGTTCTACGATCGGACGATCCTGATTCAGACCACGATCGAAACAGTCGTCGATATTCTGATCAGTGGCATGGTCCTGGTCTTCTTCATTCTCTACGTGTTCTTGGGACACTTCCGTGCCGCATTGATTGTGGCCTTGACGATCCCGCTCTCCTTGCTCTTCACGTTCGCGATGATGGTGCTCGTCGGACAATCGGCCAATCTCATCTCGCTCGGTGCGATCGATTTCGGGATCATCGTCGATGCCGCACTGATCATGGTAGAAAGCGTGTTTTTTCACTTGGCCCACCCCACAGGGCCTCATTTGACAACGCCGCAACACGTCATTCGCGCGGCCCGGCAGGTTGGGCGACCGATTTTTCTTTCTACGGCCATCATCGTCGTGGCCTTCATTCCGCTATTTACGATGACCGGCGTGCCCGGAAAGATCTTTGCTCCAATGTCCATCACGTACGGGTTTGCGCTGGTCGGCGCGCTCTTGATCGCATTTACTCTGGCGCCGTTGCTGTGTTCGATCCTACTCGCAGGGCCTATTCGAGAACAGGATACGGCGGTCGTACGAGTCGTCCGTCGGCTGTACGAATCCGTGTTGAAATGGGCGCTCAAGCACGCGCTCTTCGTTGTCGGATTAGGACTACTGCTGTTGATCGTCGCCGTAGGCGCGCTGCAATTTGTGGGCGGGGAGTTCATGCCGGCGTTGGAGGAGGGCAATCTGTGGGTACGGGCGACCATGCCGGTCGATATCGCCTTTGAGCAAGCCGCCAGGTTGGCCACCGAGATCAGGGGAATCTTTCGACAGTTTCCAGAAGTGGCGAATACCGTGTCTCAGTTGGGGAGACCGGATGACGGCACCGACCCGACCAGTTTTTTTAATGCCGAATTCCTGGTGACGCTCAAACCTCAGCGGCAATGGCGGTCGGAAATTATCTCGAAGGAGAAGCTGGTTGAAGAGATTGAATCGGTTTTGGCACAGATTCCCGGCATCACATTTAATTTCTCGCAGATGATTCAAGATAACGTTCAGGAAGCGATGTCCGGTGTAAAGGGAGAGAACTCCATTAAGTTGTTCGGATCGGATCTGAAGGTCCTCGAGCAGGCTGCAGTAAAGATTGAGCGGGCCATGAAAGAAGTTCCGGGGGTGAAGGATCTGGGTATTTTCAGGCTGATGGGCCAGCCCAATCTCCTGATCAAGGTCGACCGGGAGGCGTGCGCGCGGTACGGTCTGTCGGTGTCCGATGTGAATGCCGTGATCCAAGCGGCGGTGGGGGGGCAGGGTGTGACTCGTGTCTTTGAGGGTGAAATGTGGTTCGATTTGGTCGTTCGCTTCCTGCCGGAATATCGGCAAGATGTCGAGAGCATCGGCAATATCCTGGTCAGCACGCCGGAGGGGGCGAAGATTCCCCTCAAGCAATTAGCACTGATTTCGACTCAGGCCGGCGCGTTCATTATCTATCGCGAGAATAACGAGCGCTATATTCCGATCAAGTTCAGTGTCCGCGGGCGTGACTTGGAAAGCACAGTGAAGCAAGCTCAGACGACGCTGGGAAACCGCATTCAACTGCCGGAACGGTATCGAATCGAATGGGCGGGAGAATACGATCAGCTGAAGGATGAGCAAAAACGGCTCACCATCGTTGTGCCCTTAGCGCTGGTGGTTATCCTCTTCCTTCTCTACACCACGTTTGATTCGGTACGAGATGCATTTTTGGTTTTTGCCACTGTCCCCTTTGCCCTCATCGGGGGTGTCCTCTCGCTCGTTGTGACGGGAACCGCGTTCAGTATCTCTTCTGCTGTCGGCGTCATCTCGACCCTTGGCGTGGCTATTCTCGGCGGTGTGCTGCTTATCTCCCGCATCGTGGAGTTTCGCGACACGGGCATTCCGTTGCGAGAGGCCATTATCAAGGGAGCGGACGTTCAGATGCGTCCGATTCTCATGGCCACCCTCGGTGCGGCGATCGGCCTCTTGCCCGCGGCGCTCGCCACCGGCATCGGATCCCAAGCCCAAAAACCTCTAGCGCGAGTCGTTGTCGGCGGTATGTTGACCGCGGCGGTCTTGATTTTGGTGGTCTTGCCGGTGTTGTATGAACTGGTGCACAGACGCGATAGGATGAACGATGAAAAGGAATAA
- a CDS encoding HEAT repeat domain-containing protein, translating into MKRNNRMRGITAHEGRRRMLVGLVAGFVLGVSTPAWAVQDQSRWLVPVQMPYEAPPKSPDVPDFSVPPNNKALSPEELQRAEALLPLLEGKQEFWAMGEFVHLGEPVVPVLVKGLTMPGPRLRYNTIETLSMMHATAAVPSLLATAKEPNEIPRVREHALRVAVRLDASKTPEAIAVMAKDQNSSIRKVAAFESRYVREKAVIPTLIGMIADDERFVGLTAVQSLWILTRHETEFHDWDISTKQDRQDWSVEWVEWWNSTKDSFELPESRRPAPAR; encoded by the coding sequence ATGAAAAGGAATAACCGTATGCGCGGAATCACCGCACACGAAGGGAGACGCAGGATGCTGGTCGGTCTCGTCGCGGGATTTGTCCTCGGAGTGAGTACGCCGGCATGGGCGGTGCAAGACCAAAGTCGCTGGTTGGTGCCGGTCCAAATGCCGTACGAAGCCCCGCCGAAATCTCCGGACGTTCCGGACTTCTCGGTTCCTCCCAACAACAAAGCGCTGAGTCCCGAAGAGCTTCAGCGAGCCGAAGCCCTGTTGCCGTTGCTCGAAGGGAAACAGGAGTTTTGGGCGATGGGCGAATTCGTCCATCTCGGCGAACCGGTCGTGCCGGTTCTGGTCAAAGGGTTGACCATGCCGGGCCCGCGCCTCCGCTATAACACGATTGAAACTCTTTCGATGATGCATGCGACCGCGGCGGTCCCTTCCTTGCTCGCGACGGCCAAAGAACCCAATGAGATTCCTCGAGTTCGAGAGCATGCCTTGCGGGTGGCGGTGCGGCTGGACGCGTCGAAAACTCCTGAAGCGATAGCCGTGATGGCCAAGGATCAGAATTCTTCGATTCGCAAGGTCGCAGCGTTCGAATCGCGCTATGTCCGGGAAAAAGCCGTGATTCCAACCTTGATCGGAATGATCGCTGACGACGAACGGTTTGTGGGACTGACGGCGGTGCAATCCCTGTGGATTTTGACCAGACACGAGACAGAATTCCATGATTGGGATATATCAACCAAACAGGATCGGCAGGATTGGTCGGTCGAGTGGGTCGAGTGGTGGAACAGCACCAAGGACTCATTTGAGTTGCCGGAGTCGCGGCGGCCCGCGCCCGCTCGCTAG
- the def gene encoding peptide deformylase, whose amino-acid sequence MALLKIAKLGNPVLRKVADPVDPRDIKTKEFQQLIDDMFETMLDEPGIGLAAPQVSRSIQLTVMGCEGEGGFPSTVLINPTIVYYGPHQVENWEGCLSVDGLRGKVTRPSMVRVQALDRQGRMLDFEATGLYAVCIQHELDHLIGKVFLDRMTDLSTLTQLNEFTHYWQKEPASVI is encoded by the coding sequence ATGGCACTGTTAAAAATTGCAAAGCTCGGAAATCCTGTGCTCCGGAAAGTGGCGGATCCAGTCGATCCCCGGGACATTAAGACTAAAGAGTTTCAACAACTCATCGATGATATGTTCGAGACGATGCTCGATGAGCCAGGGATCGGCTTAGCGGCGCCGCAGGTCTCTCGTTCGATTCAGCTGACCGTGATGGGGTGCGAGGGTGAGGGGGGATTTCCCTCAACCGTCTTAATCAACCCCACGATTGTCTATTACGGACCGCACCAAGTCGAAAATTGGGAGGGTTGCCTCAGTGTCGATGGCTTGCGGGGCAAAGTGACGAGACCGTCCATGGTTCGGGTTCAGGCTCTTGATCGCCAAGGTCGGATGCTTGATTTCGAAGCAACCGGTCTGTACGCGGTCTGCATCCAGCATGAACTGGATCATTTGATCGGGAAAGTATTTTTAGACCGCATGACCGATCTGTCAACCCTCACGCAACTCAATGAATTCACGCATTACTGGCAGAAGGAGCCAGCCTCGGTCATTTGA
- a CDS encoding ABC transporter ATP-binding protein → MKSLLRVLQYLRPYRRLALLTLLAAASATAMELLPPWLIKVVIDDVIQGQQMSLLPWVLGGLVVSYGLKTSFASLRIRLNNRLEQTVVHDLRSHVFSSLQRLSINYFENRSTGEIMSRVTNDTEHVERIFIDGLEGALTASLTLIGITSMLFVLNWKLAVLSLLPIPLLMVSASWFTRTVHGYYHHIRKVSGELSSYLQDALSGIRETMGFSRQNYEQQRFDRLSRAYSASNLKAMYLWSLYSPGMMFLGSVGTVLILWYGAGEVRDGRLTLGELVLFLSYLALFYVPINQIHSVNHMLQHALAASERVFEVLDTIPDVRDRPGVTAPVKRVRGEVKCEQVMFHYRPDVPVLKGLTVSVRPGERVALVGPSGAGKSTLVKLLMRFYDVTGGAILIDGIDLRDLPLRYVRDHIGFVQQEPFLFNGSVRENILYGNLAATEHQLELAARAARAHEFIVGLPEGYDTWIGERGIKLSVGQKQRVSIARVLLKDPPVVIFDEATSNIDTETEVKIREALNELTKGRTTIIIAHRLSTLHDADRILVMDEGRLVEQGRHDELLSRGGVYATLYEAQFQV, encoded by the coding sequence GTGAAATCCCTCCTCCGCGTCCTCCAGTATCTCCGCCCCTACCGCCGACTGGCGTTGTTGACTTTGCTGGCAGCTGCCTCTGCAACCGCCATGGAACTGCTCCCGCCCTGGCTGATCAAGGTAGTGATCGACGACGTGATCCAAGGTCAACAGATGTCTCTGCTACCCTGGGTCTTGGGTGGCTTGGTGGTGTCGTACGGTTTGAAAACCTCCTTCGCATCGCTCCGTATCCGACTCAACAACCGGTTGGAACAGACGGTCGTCCACGACTTGCGCAGTCATGTTTTCAGCTCCCTCCAACGACTGTCGATCAACTACTTCGAAAACCGCTCGACTGGCGAGATCATGTCGCGAGTGACGAACGATACCGAACATGTCGAACGGATCTTCATCGACGGGCTTGAGGGGGCATTAACGGCCTCGCTGACCTTGATCGGCATCACGAGCATGCTTTTCGTTCTCAATTGGAAGCTTGCGGTTCTCTCGTTGCTGCCGATTCCTCTCCTGATGGTGTCGGCCAGTTGGTTTACAAGGACAGTACATGGCTACTATCATCATATCCGCAAGGTTTCAGGCGAACTCAGCAGCTACCTCCAGGACGCTCTCTCAGGGATCAGAGAGACGATGGGGTTCTCCAGGCAGAACTATGAGCAGCAACGATTCGATCGGTTGAGCCGAGCCTACAGTGCCAGTAATCTCAAGGCGATGTACCTCTGGTCGCTGTACTCGCCGGGGATGATGTTCCTCGGCAGCGTGGGGACGGTCCTGATCCTCTGGTATGGCGCTGGGGAAGTGCGGGATGGTCGATTAACGTTGGGAGAACTGGTCCTCTTTCTGTCCTATCTCGCTTTATTTTACGTACCGATCAATCAGATTCATTCCGTGAACCACATGTTACAGCATGCGCTCGCGGCGAGCGAAAGGGTCTTTGAGGTCCTCGATACGATTCCCGACGTGCGCGACCGTCCGGGTGTCACGGCGCCGGTCAAGCGGGTGCGCGGCGAGGTCAAATGCGAGCAGGTGATGTTCCACTATCGTCCCGACGTGCCGGTCTTGAAGGGGCTGACGGTGTCGGTTCGTCCCGGAGAACGCGTGGCCCTTGTCGGACCGAGCGGGGCGGGGAAAAGCACGTTGGTGAAGCTGCTCATGCGGTTCTACGATGTGACGGGCGGGGCCATCTTGATCGATGGAATCGACCTGCGCGATCTGCCGCTCCGCTATGTGCGAGATCACATCGGATTCGTTCAGCAGGAGCCCTTTTTGTTTAACGGATCCGTTCGGGAAAACATCCTCTACGGAAACCTTGCGGCGACCGAGCATCAACTTGAACTCGCGGCCCGTGCGGCAAGGGCTCACGAATTCATCGTCGGACTGCCGGAAGGCTACGACACCTGGATCGGAGAACGGGGGATCAAGTTGTCTGTCGGCCAGAAGCAGCGGGTCTCGATCGCGCGCGTGCTGCTGAAGGATCCCCCGGTCGTGATCTTCGATGAAGCGACGTCGAACATCGACACCGAAACCGAGGTGAAGATCAGAGAAGCATTGAATGAATTGACGAAAGGCCGAACAACTATCATCATCGCCCATCGACTGTCGACGTTGCACGACGCTGATCGCATTCTCGTCATGGATGAGGGGCGATTGGTGGAACAAGGACGGCATGATGAACTGCTCTCTCGAGGCGGCGTGTACGCGACTCTCTATGAGGCGCAGTTTCAAGTCTAG
- a CDS encoding M67 family metallopeptidase, whose amino-acid sequence MPDLSIPQQIIDGMIAHARELDPYECCGILAGKNGTVTEIYRITNIVALDGAEKLSSFDPAKAAHLERLSPAERAEIAFVMDMQDFSAAKKDIRNKELDLQVVYHSHPHDPARPSVTDIKIATDYEDIWPKINLPIPAYLLISLMDKSKPDVRTYWIKDGTVSPASVVIV is encoded by the coding sequence GTGCCAGACCTGTCCATTCCACAACAGATTATCGACGGCATGATTGCCCACGCTCGGGAGTTGGACCCTTACGAATGCTGCGGGATTCTGGCCGGCAAGAATGGCACGGTCACGGAGATTTACCGCATCACGAACATTGTGGCACTGGACGGAGCCGAGAAATTGTCATCGTTTGATCCTGCCAAAGCGGCACACCTGGAACGTCTGTCTCCAGCGGAACGGGCCGAAATCGCGTTCGTCATGGACATGCAGGACTTCTCCGCCGCGAAGAAGGACATCCGGAACAAAGAACTGGATCTACAAGTCGTCTACCATTCTCATCCTCACGATCCAGCGCGCCCTTCGGTCACCGATATTAAGATTGCCACCGATTATGAGGACATTTGGCCCAAGATCAACTTACCAATCCCCGCTTATCTCCTTATTTCATTGATGGACAAGAGTAAACCGGACGTCCGGACCTATTGGATCAAGGATGGAACGGTTTCTCCCGCCTCTGTTGTGATCGTATAA
- the moeB gene encoding molybdopterin-synthase adenylyltransferase MoeB produces the protein MEFTEQQIQRYSRHIILQDVGGKGQLKLAKAKALLIGAGGLGSPAGLYLAAAGIGTIGLVDGDVVDLSNLQRQILHSTATVGHPKVESGKKTLAALNPDITINAHHMNVDADNIVGLISDYDVVLDGSDNFTTRFLVNDACFFAKKTLISASMFRFEGQLTTIKPHAGYPCYRCLYPEPPPAGLVPNCQEAGVLGVLAGTMGILQASEAIKEILGIGETLADRLLIYDALEMKFRKVGRPKDPACRLCGPKPTITDLSSDYTVTCTI, from the coding sequence ATGGAATTCACCGAACAACAAATCCAGCGTTACAGCCGCCATATCATCCTCCAGGATGTGGGTGGTAAGGGCCAGCTCAAGCTCGCGAAAGCGAAGGCACTCCTGATCGGCGCGGGGGGGCTCGGCTCACCGGCCGGTCTCTACTTGGCTGCCGCCGGGATCGGCACGATCGGTCTCGTCGATGGCGATGTAGTGGATCTCTCCAATCTCCAGCGACAAATTCTCCACTCGACTGCCACCGTGGGGCACCCCAAGGTCGAATCGGGAAAGAAAACGCTTGCCGCACTCAACCCGGATATTACGATCAACGCGCATCACATGAATGTCGATGCCGACAATATTGTCGGACTGATATCCGATTACGACGTCGTGTTGGACGGATCCGACAATTTCACGACACGCTTTCTTGTGAACGATGCGTGCTTCTTCGCCAAGAAAACGTTGATTTCTGCCAGCATGTTCCGGTTCGAGGGCCAATTGACCACGATCAAACCGCACGCAGGATACCCCTGCTACCGTTGCCTCTATCCGGAACCGCCTCCGGCAGGTCTCGTACCAAATTGCCAGGAGGCCGGCGTGCTTGGGGTGCTCGCCGGAACCATGGGAATCTTGCAGGCGTCGGAAGCCATTAAGGAGATTCTCGGCATCGGTGAAACACTTGCAGATCGCCTCCTGATCTACGACGCCCTCGAGATGAAATTCAGGAAGGTCGGCCGCCCGAAGGATCCTGCCTGCCGTCTCTGTGGTCCCAAACCGACGATTACCGACCTCAGCAGTGACTACACCGTCACCTGCACCATTTAA
- a CDS encoding NIL domain-containing protein produces MMSHLRFHIRFPEDKVKEPIIYQIGREYNIVTNVRRADVRETTGWADVELSGETAEIERAVDGLRKKGCLVDPIELNVVE; encoded by the coding sequence ATGATGTCACATCTACGGTTTCACATTCGCTTCCCGGAGGACAAGGTCAAAGAGCCGATCATCTATCAGATCGGCAGAGAATATAACATCGTGACCAATGTCCGCCGAGCGGATGTCCGTGAAACGACCGGCTGGGCCGACGTGGAGCTCTCGGGTGAAACGGCGGAAATTGAACGGGCGGTCGACGGCCTGAGGAAAAAGGGCTGTCTCGTCGATCCGATCGAACTGAACGTGGTCGAGTAG